From one Rosa rugosa chromosome 4, drRosRugo1.1, whole genome shotgun sequence genomic stretch:
- the LOC133742712 gene encoding protein NLP6 encodes MSDPEEDRAPAIFPKSKNLDAMDFDIDVSWPLDQIQFLSNPTSPLLFSPADDPCSPLWAFPDVNHHDNLAGGGRALPDPAQFVSDANPVVEKPRENEDNRMLPSPFLGLDPNPDGYFLIKERITQALRYLKESSDQHVLAQVWAPVKDGSRYVLTTSGQPFVLDPHDGLHQYRMVSLMYMFSVDGENDGVLGLPGRVFQQKMPEWTPNVQYYSIKEYPRLDHAQHYNVQGTLALPIFEPSGRSCIGVIELIMTSQKINYAPEVDKICKALEAVSLKSSEILDHTSTQIQIRNEGRQNALTEILEILTMVCETHKLPLAQTWVPCMHRNVLAYGGGMKKSCTSFDGSCMEQVCMSTTDVAVYIVDAHMWGFREACVEHHLQKGQGVAGRAFLSRNACFCRDISQFRKTEYPLVHYARMFGLTSSFAICLQSTHTGNDDYILEFFLPPSIRDSCEQQTLLGSILAIVKDHCQNLKVASGIGLAEEGTVEIVQASINEGLDSRLECIQIPCSVEPLPGSSLPNREEMVRLNPAKPQLMVDIDAINDERNAVHNGGKNNISVPENKDIKKTSERKRGKTEKSISLEVLQQYFAGSLKDAAKSLGVCPTTMKRICRQHGISRWPSRKINKVNRSLSKLKLVIESVQGGEGAFGLSPLTTSPLTGAVGSISQPYTSSQPYEVQGEKKDSPSSSTPGREGQAGIEDPLQDIGNGSNSSKTGSGSREASTGTPTSHGSCLGSPANGSAMVKDPFVSSIHEQFVEVDRSPESAFRPPEELYVPVPCTIPHALLMTEPEEPSRGMLLEDAGSSKDLRNLCPFTDITVHEQVPEVFWTDPPCPDSAPNQSMSTLAYTMPHNTSLQEMRSVTIKAAYKDDIIRFRISMSSCIVDLKEEVAKRLKLEVGTFDMKYMDDDLEWVLIACDADLQECMEICRSSGSNMIRLSVHDILSNLGSSSESTEE; translated from the exons ATGTCCGACCCCGAAGAGGACCGAGCTCCCGCCATTTTCCCCAAGTCAAAGAACCTGGACGCCATGGACTTTGATATCGACGTTTCCTGGCCCTTGGATCAGATCCAGTTCCTCTCTAATCCCACCTCCCCGCTTCTCTTCTCCCCCGCCGACGACCCCTGTTCTCCTCTCTGGGCCTTTCCCGATGTCAATCATCATGACAACCTCGCCGGCGGAGGCCGAGCTCTTCCCGACCCGGCCCAATTCGTTTCCG ATGCTAATCCGGTTGTGGAGAAGCCAAGAGAGAACGAGGACAACAGAATGCTTCCATCCCCATTTTTGGGACTGGACCCAAATCCAGATGGTTATTTTCTAATTAAGGAGAGAATCACTCAAGCATTGCGGTACCTCAAGGAGTCGAGTGATCAACATGTACTAGCTCAGGTTTGGGCACCGGTGAAGGATGGAAGTCGGTATGTACTCACAACCTCAGGGCAACCCTTTGTGCTGGATCCACATGATGGACTTCATCAGTATAGGATGGTTTCTCTGATGTATATGTTTTCTGTGGATGGGGAGAATGATGGAGTGCTTGGACTTCCTGGCCGTGTTTTCCAGCAAAAGATGCCCGAATGGACTCCAAATGTTCAGTACTACTCCATCAAAGAGTATCCACGGCTTGATCATGCTCAGCACTACAATGTTCAGGGAACCTTAGCTTTGCCCATATTTGAACCCTCTGGGCGGTCCTGTATTGGTGTAATTGAGCTCATAATGACTTCTCAGAAGATCAACTATGCTCCTGAGGTTGATAAAATTTGCAAAGCACTTGAG GCAGTAAGCTTGAAAAGTTCAGAGATATTGGATCATACAAGCACACAG ATCCAGATACGCAATGAAGGTCGCCAAAATGCATTAACTGAAATCTTGGAGATACTGACAATGGTATGTGAAACTCATAAATTACCACTGGCTCAGACATGGGTTCCATGTATGCATCGCAATGTTTTGGCTTATGGTGGTGGCATGAAGAAGAGCTGTACAAGCTTTGATGGTAGCTGCATGGAACAGGTCTGCATGTCCACAACAGATGTGGCAGTCTACATTGTAGATGCTCACATGTGGGGTTTTCGAGAGGCCTGTGTAGAGCATCACTTACAAAAGGGTCAAGGGGTTGCTGGGAGGGCATTTTTGTCCCGTAATGCATGCTTCTGCAGAGACATTAGCCAGTTCCGCAAAACAGAATACCCTTTAGTACACTACGCACGCATGTTTGGGTTAACCAGCTCATTTGCAATCTGTTTACAGAGCACTCACACTGGAAATGATGATTACATTCTAGAATTTTTTCTGCCGCCTAGCATCAGAGACAGTTGTGAACAGCAGACTTTATTGGGCTCCATATTGGCTATAGTGAAAGATCATTGCCAGAATCTTAAGGTTGCTTCTGGAATTGGACTTGCAGAGGAAGGAACAGTTGAGATTGTTCAAGCTTCTATAAATGAGGGACTTGACTCAAGACTTGAATGCATACAGATACCCTGTTCCGTGGAGCCACTTCCAGGGTCTTCCTTACCTAACAGAGAAGAGATGGTGCGCCTAAATCCAGCAAAACCACAGTTAATGGTGGACATTGATGCTATTAATGATGAGAGGAATGCAGTTCACAACGGTGGAAAAAACAACATTTCTGTTCCCGAGAATAAAGACATAAAAAAGACATCAGAGAGGAAGCGTGGGAAAACTGAGAAATCAATTAGTCTAGAGGTTCTTCAACAATATTTTGCTGGGAGTCTTAAAGATGCTGCAAAGAGCCTTGGAG tTTGTCCTACCACAATGAAGCGCATCTGTAGGCAGCATGGAATCTCCCGCTGGCCATCTCGCAAGATCAACAAGGTCAACCGTTCTCTCAGTAAGCTAAAGCTTGTAATTGAATCTGTCCAAGGTGGTGAAGGAGCATTTGGTTTGAGTCCTCTTACTACAAGTCCACTTACTGGTGCTGTTGGCTCCATTTCTCAACCTTATACAAGCTCTCAACCCTATGAAGTTCagggagaaaagaaagattcaCCCAGCTCTAGTACACCAGGAAGAGAGGGACAGGCTGGGATAGAAGATCCATTGCAAGATATTGGTAATGGCTCAAACTCATCCAAAACAGGTAGTGGCTCAAGGGAGGCGAGTACTGGTACCCCTACTTCTCATGGTTCATGCCTAGGTAGTCCGGCAAATGGAAGTGCAATGGTAAAGGACCCCTTTGTTTCTTCCATCCATGAGCAATTCGTTGAAGTTGATCGCTCCCCGGAATCAGCATTTCGACCACCAGAGGAACTGTATGTACCAGTTCCGTGCACAATACCACATGCTCTCCTCATGACAGAACCTGAAGAACCATCTAGAGGAATGCTACTAGAGGATGCTGGAAGTTCAAAAGACTTGAGAAATCTGTGTCCTTTTACCGATATAACTGTGCATGAGCAAGTTCCAGAAGTTTTCTGGACAGACCCCCCATGTCCTGATTCGGCTCCTAACCAATCCATGTCTACTCTTGCTTACACAATGCCTCATAACACATCTTTACAAGAAATGAGGAGTGTAACCATAAAGGCAGCATATAAAGATGATATCATTAGGTTTCGGATCTCTATGAGTTCTTGTATAGTGGATTTGAAAGAGGAAGTGGCAAAGAGATTAAAGTTGGAAGTGGGCACATTTGATATGAAGTATATGGATGATGACCTTGAGTGGGTTCTGATAGCTTGTGATGCAGACCTGCAGGAATGCATGGAAATTTGCAGATCATCAGGCAGCAATATGATCAGACTCTCTGTTCATGACATTCTGTCCAATCTTGGAAGCTCTTCTGAGAGCACTGAGGAATGA